DNA sequence from the Manduca sexta isolate Smith_Timp_Sample1 chromosome 25, JHU_Msex_v1.0, whole genome shotgun sequence genome:
GAGGGCGCACCGACTATTCTACAAAGGACTATGAcgaagagatttttttttattgcagtgaaTGACGAGGCGGGTTTGTCgcacgcctgatggtaagcgatatgaccgaaGAACCACCAATACCATGCAgaatttaaattccaaatactgtgtggcactccactgcgctcgacatcctgaaAAATAAGACGTTAAGTCATGCCCAGTAATTatactctggctacaatgttcttcaaagcGGAATACAACATTACATATGCAACAGTGCATGCACAGCTGTTAATTGACAACATGCTGTTGTTTGGCagtagaaatagaaattgcagtAATGACTTTCCAGATAGCCTTTTGCATACAAAAGACCACTAGAAAAAATCTACCAAATGCTTTTGcgtctaattattatttaaataatattaatcaaaaattttattgcCTCTAGTTTGGCTGGTTTGGTCATCCGATCCTTTCTGAAGAAGGGGACTACCCTCAAGTGATGAGGGAGGTAATAGACCGCAACTCCATACACCAGGGTTTCTTCCGCTCTCGCTTGCCAACGTTCACACCAGAAGAGGTCGCCATGATAAAGAAGTCGTATCACTTCTTGGGATTGAATCACTATACTACCAAATTAGTAAGTTGTAACTTTTCAAGTCAAATTTTCAATACTATTTAGCCTTTCTTTCTTtgttattctttatttctaacTTTCATTTCGTTTGAATATGGTCATAATACACAAGAGCTATTTTTTACAGGTTACCAAAGGTTCTggtaatattagtaacaaaccATCATACGAAGATGATATGGGAGTGAAAATGAGTCAGAAACCGACCTGGCCGAAGACCAATGCCACGTGGatcaatgtaaatataatacatggcGGTGAATATCACGCACATTGAGAAATCTTGATGCGTATTAATTACTGCCATGTACTGTGACAGTAactaagtacctatatttaGGGATATTGTATCTGTAGGAAGCTTTTACATTTTAACtgaagagaattataattaactcaATAGTGCTAAATAAATCTCTAGCAAGAAAATcacaaactataaaaaaatatttctgagaCTTCAAAAGGTTCGTAACAAACCAGACATCTGGTCTGATCTGATCTTCAGGTGGTGCCGTGGGGCTTCAGGAAAACATTAAAGTGGATAAAGAACTCATTTAACAATCCTCCAGTCTTCATCACAGAAAACGGCGCGCCGTTTGAAGCAGGCCTGCAAGACGTGAAGAGAGTGAACTACATCGAAGCATACCTGCGCTCGCTACACGACGCCATATACAAGGACGGCTGCAGGGTCATGGCTTATACTTACTGGAGCCTCATGGATAATTATGAATGGATGTGGGGCTATTCGTGAGTAGCTTTTAATATAAGACTCTAAACCTGTAACAAGATAAATCATGATATCTttgtgtattgtaaatatttgccCACCCACGAaatggacagatgacctcataaaagtcccAGGAGATTGCTGGATACAGGCAACTACAATAGTTAATgttcatgttcagcagtagacatcctgcagctgatgatgatgaagtatTCATGTTCTTTCTTCCTGTATTCTTTGTCTAAAGCATAAATGGACTACTCTTCAACTAGGATTGAGTCCACCTTCAATCCTATCGTGTATTGGCAAATTTCGCAGTTCCGTTTCCTAATTTCAATTGATATGTACTTAAATAGCATCTATTAATGTTCCAGCGAGCGTTTCGGTTTATTCGAGGTGGACTACAAGTCCTCGAACCTGACGCGGTCGGCTCGCCTCTCCGCCGCCTTCTACTCCACAGTCGCCAGGACCAAGTGCATCCCAGACAACTTCAATTACTACAActactatattattaactaaaatatgcTGTTAAATACTGTctactttattttaatgctttatctAATACTAGTCTGTTACTGTAATATTCAACTGTAATTTGACTTCGGCTCATGgttttcaaaattgtattcaaTAAAGTTAATGTAATGCGTACCTATCTAGAGTACCAAATATTAAGTGCGTTGCTGATGATAGGACATTTGTATCTTCTTAAATAATGACTACCTGTACATCTGGATTCAAATATAACGGCATTACTTTGCTCGCTGGCGAccgataatcatttctcgtcaatgGACACTATCTAGACCTCGGTACggtaaccatcaggtgcactgaggtcactttgtcgtgctcgTATGAAAAAAACTTTAGATAAGTAATGTATATTCGAATGAAAACAATTTATCTACTCAAAAACGTTTGAATATTGAGTGaacaatacatacaaaaatgatACGATAATATTCATAGACTACAGATCTTAATGCAATTGTAAAAATCAATCAATTATTGAATTATGTGGATTATAATTTGAACAGTCTTTCCTAATTAGCTGCTTGCCTGCAGAAAAAGCATCGAATGTTcgtggataaaataaaatatcattttggaACCAACTTCAGAGAGATCAAGATTTATGATTactttgattataattactaaCGACGTATAGATCGCGCTGACAATAGCAATGTGAAAGCTTTGAAAATCTTGGATATTGCTACAGTTTTTAAAGCAATCGTGACGTTTAGAAAATTGCTGGCTAATACATGCAATAGTATAGAAAAGACAATTATCTAAAACCGGGATTAAACTGGGGCCAGCTGTGTACTTATAAAACCCTATTAGTTTGTATTTGCGATAATGaccaacaatattattataaatcataacaTGCGTGCGCGCAGGCAATGACTCCACAGTTCACATCGACTGATAATGGTTTATACGGTATgatgtttttgtatataaatctatagtttaatttattggtGATATCTTATTTCTTATGCCGTTGTtttttaacctatttttttCTAGGAGTTACTGAATTATttgagatgtttttttattacagttcaGCCAATTTCGAGTTTTTAAGTCTTAGCAATACTTCAGTCACCGCAAAGTCTGCAAATCAATGATCCCAAGAGTGTTTAGAGGTAGCACACATGGTGCTTAGTTAAACCCGCTTATCTGAAATTACTATATTAGACATATTCCAATAACTATTATTCCTTACAGACTCAACGGTTCTACCGACCATCGTAGCTTCTGCTTAACTAATAAGCTTTGCTGTCAAATTTAAAACTACGAAAAATTACCCACCCTGTATAAACAGTGGTTGCAGTGGCGAGCTATCTGCATGTAGTAGCTCAGTAGAAGAGTGCGAAGCCCCCGTCCTGACATGTCTATGttactaatttttatattgtgcgCGTTTATCAGGTGTGTTTCATAGATTTTTACAACTTGTTTTTCAATGTGATTAAGGAAAATTGACCTTTGTTTCTTTGTGTTGTTTGTGTTTAGGCAAATAGACAAAACATATTTTCGtctctattttaattttatttgtcttgaGGCAGAATTAAATTTCACTGTAAATTGTGATCATCTGATTTATGTACAGATGAGACATACTTTTGTAAAAGTATTTCGATATGGAAACCGTGGTATTGTCTGTAAACTGCACTAGGCCGTGTAGTTTCGTATTTGTGTCTAGATAAATTGATTAATTGTTTGTAGAGCTCACGAGGCAACACCgaaacaatgtttttcaaatttgTTTCCTTTCGGGGTGGCCTCAGCAGCGTTCCAGACTGAAGGCGCTTGGAACGTGTCAGGTATGTTACAAAATATCATCGCAATGCCTCTTTCCAACCATCTGAAGAATGACAAATCAGTTTTccttgagactcgccgagcttcactgctcggtgtcataaaatgcgtgccattaCTTACCGTGGCTTGCAGGAGTTGTAGTGTTGTGTGTGAGGGCGGAAAAGTCTCCATCTGAAGAATGGCAAAGGTCATCACTACCAGCCAAAGGATGTCTATTGCTAAAATAGACTTCAACCAAAGACTTCTAGATCTATTGATCAGTCTGGATGTAGCGACTTTACTAGGTTGTCTGACCACCTAAAATGCATACCAACCACTTTTTTCTGTCATGGATGCCCGACAACAACTTTATCTAATAAACTCTCAGTTGCTATAGTAAACAAGGCAATTAGCAAGTCACTGCTCTTTAATAATAACTGTCCCACTGTGTACACTTTGTCTACTACTGAAGGTTTAGACTTCAGTTCATCACGCTTGTCTAGAACGCGTTGGCTGACATCACGTATCAAATTGTAATGGAGAATCCTTTAATACATACCTATAGATCTCATCACTTcatggtatttatttaaattgattcttCAATCAGTTTTTCTACCCAGTTTTCGATCAACTAATATTTCTCTGTTCTAGGCAAAGGTGAAAGCATCTGGGACAGGTACACCCATGAACATCCGGAGCTGGTGTTCGACCACAATAATGCTGACGTCGCCACTGATTCCTACCACAAGTACGAAGATGACGTGAAAATTGCCAAGCAGCTAGGCGTCACCTTCTACAGGTTTTCCATCTCGTGGCCGAGGATACTGCCCACTGGCCTTAGAAAGTAAGTGTAgtatatattgaatttattgcAGGTAGTTAACTTTCCAAATTCAAAGCTATTTTGGTCTATCTGCTAGTAGTTTTGTACGCAGGAAACACCTTTCTCGAATTGAAAGTCCAACTTTTTAACATTTCAGGATATGAGTAGACTATATGTCAATCTATGGTACATCCCGTATGCTAAACTTCAAACTTTcccatttacaaaaataataatttaagcatTTATAGAAACAGAAGGATCATTAAAGTCGTACTACATTTTAAGGTTTGTTAATTACAGCAAGATAAATGAAGACGGTCTGAAATACTACCACAACGTGATCGATGCGTTATTGAGGGAGAACATAGTCCCGGTGGTGACCATGTACCACTGGGACCTGCCGCAGAGCCTGCAGGATTTGGGAGGCTGGACCAACCCCACCATAGCTGAATACTACGTCGACTATGCTAGGGTAAGTTCCACTATTAATCTCATTGTCTTTTTACGGCCAATATTTTAACTTACATGATGGATAGTTATCATCAAATCAGTTAATATCTGAGttgatattttcattttcaactACATCAAAGTAAGAGGTTCTTTATTTAAAGAAGGATGATGACGAATAAAACGAAGTCCAAGAAAGATATTGAAGTATCATATTATTTTGCATACTAGCATATACTCAATGAAACTCTCTACACACGTAATACTCTGTACTTACTAAGTATAATACCtcattgtcatacaaaatttcaccGTAGGTGCTGTTTGAAAACTACGGCCACAAAGTTAACACTTGGTTGACGTTTAACGAGCCCTTATCCTTCTGCCACGACGGGTATGGAGGTTACGATGCCCCTGGAAGCCGCTCCAGCGGGTTCGAAGATTATCTCTGCGGCCACAACGTGCTGAGGGCACACGGCATGACTTTCAGAATGTTTCAGAGGGAATTTAGTCATCTTAAAGGTATTTttacctttataataattaagtataaaagcTATGACAGCTAAAGTACAGTACCTACAGTACATAACATTTTCAAACGTAACATtgacatacctaatattttgataacCAATAATTCGAATAATAGGTACATTGTTCTGAGTAATAATACCGTGGCTGTGTAGTTACGCCTACCGCCATCTTGTGAACATTTTGTATAACGCCCAAGGTCAACGCTCAAGGACAATGGCTATACATGCGTTTTTAACCCAAACGATTTAAACAAAGAGTATATGGTTTTTATGTGTCTGTGAAAGGTTTTAATCAGTCTTATACGTATGGgtaatatgttaattatattttgcagcATCGGTAGGAATCACTCTGGACTTGTCTTGGCTTGAACCGGCAACGACGTCCGCAGACGATCAGGAAGCCGCGGAGACCGCAAGGCAATTTAGAGTAAGCAAAACATTAAGTCAAGAGAAAACAAGAGTTCGAGGTAGATGAGCTAATCAGATTGGTAGCATTGATTTAAGTTTAGGGAAAACAAGATTCCGAGGTAGTTGACCTAATCAGATTAGTAGCATTGATCAAACCACCTTAATGTGTTGGTATGCAGCACCAATAGTTAATAGAATGTATTAAAAGTAAGGAGGGAATTGGAATACAAAAGTCTCCAAAATTATCTAAGGATTATTCTATTAACTCCACTAGAGAAGGCTGATggaaaaaatccttttttggTGGTTAAGGACACAGCAAATGAACACTGTTTTGATTCAATTCAATATGTTCATTTAACcgatataaatgtattatccACAgtatataaaaagcttatacatttaaaattgttaaagtattaaaatgacCTCTCTTCCAGTTTGGCTGGTTCAGCCATCCGATCTTGTCCAAAGAAGGGGACTACCCACGAGTGATGAGAGAGTCAATAGACCGCAACTCCAAACGCCAGGGCTTCTTCCGCTCTCGCCTGCCGTCTTTCACGCCAGAAGAGGTGGATATGATAAAGAATTCCTATCACTTCTTGGGATTGAATCACTACACTACGTACTTGGTAAGTTTTTGTGCCGTCTTGGAGTTGTATTTACACTGCCATTGTTGAGCGGAATTCAATACAACGCCGAAGTTATTTGAAGCTTTGAGGAGTGTTACTTTATAACACTAGTGGATAGCGTTCCTGAAAAATgtctactaataaaatataaaagcacaGTTACCAATAGGCAAATTGAAAGTGTCTCTTAGAGGCAAAAACCTGTTTTCAGGTGAGTAAAGGATCTGGCAAAATCAGTACCAAGCCATCATTCGATGACGACATGGGAGTGAAGATAAGCCAGAACCCGTCGTGGCCGAAAACAAATTCCACATGGCTTAGAGTAAGTTGTACTTATTACTTATTCTGGCAAAGCAAGGGTAATGATTTTTAACATCCTGTGTATGTAtccattttatgttatattcaaACGTCGCTCCTTGTGGGAAGAACTCCTTGTGGGAAGGTCaatcaatttgtatttattatggaATGGTTATTAGCTCcaaattttttcataatttttattaagttatgtAATCAGTTGCCTTCCTTTGACTTCCTTTATCGTGTACGAATCTAGGTAGATACAATtggagtaaaaaaaattaaattacattaattagcCGATCTATCTCCAGGTGGTGCCATGGGGCTTCAGAAAAACTCTGAACTGGGTGAAGAACTCGTTCAACAACCCGTTACTGATAATCACAGAAAACGGCGTACCATTCGAAGCAGGCCTGCAAGACGTGAAGCGAGTGAACTACATCGAGGCGTACCTGCGTTCGCTACACGACGCCATATACAAGGACGGCTGCAATGTGTTCGGGTACACTT
Encoded proteins:
- the LOC115449024 gene encoding myrosinase 1, whose amino-acid sequence is MSMLLIFILCAFIRAHEATPKQCFSNLFPFGVASAAFQTEGAWNVSGKGESIWDRYTHEHPELVFDHNNADVATDSYHKYEDDVKIAKQLGVTFYRFSISWPRILPTGLRNKINEDGLKYYHNVIDALLRENIVPVVTMYHWDLPQSLQDLGGWTNPTIAEYYVDYARVLFENYGHKVNTWLTFNEPLSFCHDGYGGYDAPGSRSSGFEDYLCGHNVLRAHGMTFRMFQREFSHLKASVGITLDLSWLEPATTSADDQEAAETARQFRFGWFSHPILSKEGDYPRVMRESIDRNSKRQGFFRSRLPSFTPEEVDMIKNSYHFLGLNHYTTYLVSKGSGKISTKPSFDDDMGVKISQNPSWPKTNSTWLRVVPWGFRKTLNWVKNSFNNPLLIITENGVPFEAGLQDVKRVNYIEAYLRSLHDAIYKDGCNVFGYTYWSLMDNYEWMRGYSERFGLFEVDYKSSNLTRSARLSAAFYSTVARTKCIPDNFNYYNYDVTK